The Epilithonimonas zeae genome contains a region encoding:
- a CDS encoding sugar kinase produces the protein MSKVVTFGEVLMRLSPSDSRMLRQSREMEFFFGGTEMNVGASLAIMGCETRHITNVSDCFIGESAIATMKSYGIDTQFVNRIEHPIGLYFLEVGSAMRASRISYNRLNGSFANIKPEQVDWEKALEGAEYFHWTGISPGISEGAYETLKQGLQLAYSKGIEITADPAYRSNLWKYGKEGFAVLKELISYSTIFIGGVNEINEILGTSFGYDKDSFIQAAETLMKEIPSIKKVFDKTRIGVTASNQATQGRALVNGQYFETESLEVNPVVDRIGTGDAFAAGLIYGLINFDDEKALKFANAACAIKHTILGDVNLSSANDILEVMNGNSGGRIKR, from the coding sequence ATGAGCAAAGTTGTAACCTTTGGCGAAGTATTGATGAGATTGTCTCCGTCCGACAGCAGAATGCTGAGACAAAGCCGCGAAATGGAATTCTTTTTCGGAGGAACAGAAATGAATGTCGGTGCGTCTTTAGCAATTATGGGATGCGAAACCAGACACATCACCAATGTTTCCGATTGTTTCATCGGAGAATCAGCCATTGCAACAATGAAAAGTTACGGAATTGATACACAATTCGTCAACAGAATAGAACATCCAATTGGTTTATATTTCTTGGAAGTTGGTTCAGCAATGCGCGCCAGCAGAATTTCGTACAACAGATTAAACGGTTCTTTTGCCAACATCAAACCCGAACAAGTAGATTGGGAAAAGGCTCTCGAAGGTGCAGAATATTTCCACTGGACAGGCATTTCTCCCGGGATTTCGGAAGGTGCTTACGAAACTTTGAAGCAAGGCTTACAATTAGCCTATTCAAAAGGAATCGAAATTACAGCTGACCCAGCCTATCGTTCCAATCTTTGGAAATATGGAAAAGAAGGATTTGCAGTTCTTAAGGAACTCATCTCCTACTCTACGATTTTCATTGGTGGCGTAAACGAAATCAATGAAATCCTAGGAACATCTTTCGGTTATGATAAAGACAGTTTTATCCAAGCTGCAGAAACATTAATGAAAGAAATTCCTTCCATCAAAAAAGTATTTGATAAAACCAGAATTGGTGTGACAGCAAGTAATCAAGCAACTCAGGGAAGAGCTTTAGTTAACGGACAATATTTCGAAACAGAAAGTCTGGAAGTGAATCCCGTTGTTGACAGAATCGGAACTGGAGATGCTTTTGCAGCAGGATTAATTTATGGTTTAATCAACTTCGATGACGAGAAAGCTTTGAAGTTTGCCAATGCAGCCTGTGCTATCAAACATACAATTTTAGGCGATGTGAATTTGAGCAGTGCCAACGATATTTTGGAAGTAATGAACGGCAATTCAGGAGGAAGAATTAAAAGATAA
- a CDS encoding UxaA family hydrolase, giving the protein MQKKVLKVNPKDNIIVALTDLPAGEIVHLDGADYTVLKDTKAKHKFAAEDFENGDHIIMYGVIVGKANQPIKKGEVITTENVKHESEEVFKKTGDLGWTPPNVDKWKDKTFNGYHRADGQVGTKNVWLFFPLVFCENKNIEKLKDIFENELLPKKEVSYKNFLRSLIEEKSVEEVEDKSRNENLLDNIEVKFINHQGGCGGIRQDSELLAKLLAGYVNNPNVAGATVLSLGCQNLQVDIFQNALKEMSPNSDKEILIFEQQKIGTTDKMFQMVIKDSFEAIKRANKIERKPAPVSKLSIGLECGGSDGFSGISANPSLGIVSDIFAALGGKTILAEFPELCGVEQELMNRCVDEEKADKFLSLMKAFEKSVVDAGSGFDMNPSPGNIKDGLITDAMKSAGASKKGGTAPIVDVLDYGEYISKPGLNLLNTPGNDAECTTGLVGSGATVVLFTTGLGNPMGNPIAPVVKISSNTALINRMSDIIDVNAGTVITGEKSIQEVGEEIVDYIIELASGNVETKADQLKQDVFIPWKRGVSL; this is encoded by the coding sequence ATGCAAAAGAAAGTATTAAAAGTAAACCCGAAAGACAACATCATTGTTGCGCTGACGGATTTGCCTGCCGGAGAAATCGTGCATCTTGACGGTGCAGATTACACGGTTCTGAAAGATACGAAAGCAAAACATAAATTCGCGGCGGAAGATTTTGAGAATGGCGACCATATCATTATGTATGGCGTAATCGTGGGGAAAGCGAATCAACCTATCAAAAAAGGCGAAGTTATCACGACTGAAAACGTAAAACACGAGAGTGAAGAGGTTTTCAAAAAGACCGGAGATTTGGGTTGGACGCCACCCAATGTGGATAAATGGAAAGATAAGACCTTCAATGGATATCATCGTGCTGACGGACAAGTGGGAACCAAAAATGTTTGGTTATTTTTCCCATTGGTGTTTTGTGAAAACAAGAATATCGAGAAGCTGAAAGACATTTTCGAAAACGAATTATTACCTAAGAAGGAAGTTTCCTATAAGAATTTTCTACGCTCATTAATTGAAGAGAAAAGCGTGGAAGAAGTAGAGGATAAATCTCGAAATGAGAATCTTCTGGACAATATAGAAGTCAAATTCATCAATCATCAAGGTGGTTGTGGCGGAATTCGTCAAGATTCGGAACTGTTGGCAAAATTACTTGCCGGTTATGTAAATAATCCGAATGTAGCCGGTGCAACGGTTTTAAGTTTAGGATGTCAAAATCTTCAGGTTGATATTTTTCAAAATGCTTTGAAGGAAATGAGTCCGAACAGTGATAAAGAGATTCTAATCTTTGAACAGCAAAAAATCGGAACTACGGATAAAATGTTCCAAATGGTTATCAAAGATTCTTTCGAAGCGATAAAAAGAGCCAACAAAATAGAACGTAAACCTGCACCGGTTTCAAAATTGAGCATCGGTCTGGAATGTGGTGGTTCTGATGGATTTTCAGGGATTTCTGCGAATCCGTCTTTAGGAATTGTTTCGGATATTTTTGCGGCGTTGGGTGGAAAAACAATTTTGGCTGAGTTCCCAGAATTGTGCGGTGTAGAGCAGGAATTGATGAATCGATGTGTGGATGAAGAAAAAGCAGATAAGTTCTTATCTCTAATGAAAGCTTTTGAAAAATCCGTTGTGGATGCAGGTTCAGGATTTGATATGAATCCATCACCGGGAAATATCAAAGATGGACTGATTACCGATGCTATGAAATCTGCCGGCGCTTCTAAAAAAGGAGGAACTGCACCGATTGTAGATGTTTTGGATTATGGCGAATACATTTCAAAACCAGGTCTGAATCTATTGAACACACCAGGAAATGATGCCGAATGTACCACAGGATTGGTAGGATCCGGCGCAACAGTCGTTTTATTCACTACAGGTTTAGGAAATCCAATGGGAAATCCAATCGCTCCGGTTGTGAAAATCTCATCCAATACGGCATTGATTAACAGAATGTCGGACATTATCGATGTGAATGCCGGAACCGTAATTACGGGCGAAAAAAGCATTCAGGAAGTTGGTGAGGAGATTGTAGATTATATTATTGAACTGGCGAGCGGCAACGTAGAAACAAAAGCAGACCAACTGAAACAGGATGTATTTATTCCTTGGAAACGAGGCGTATCATTATAA
- a CDS encoding gluconate 5-dehydrogenase produces the protein MKNLFDLTGKVALVTGGTHGLGLAMAEGLASAGAELVVTSTTPSKLEEAIKYYQSKGFKATGYIFDVTDEKIAAEKVAEIETNHKQIDILINNAGIIKRIPALEMEISDFRKVIDVDLTGPFIMSQLVAKSMIARKSGKIINICSMMSELGRDNVVAYASAKGGLKMLTKNLATEWAKHNIQVNGIGPGYFATSQTEPIRVDGNPFNEFIISRTPEGRWGNPEDLAGTAIFLASEASQFINGQIIYVDGGILATIGKPSNE, from the coding sequence ATGAAAAATTTATTTGACTTAACTGGAAAAGTAGCTCTTGTAACTGGTGGAACGCACGGTTTAGGCTTGGCGATGGCAGAAGGTTTGGCTTCAGCTGGAGCAGAATTGGTTGTCACCAGCACTACGCCTTCCAAATTGGAAGAAGCTATCAAATATTATCAATCAAAAGGTTTCAAAGCAACAGGTTATATTTTTGACGTGACCGATGAGAAAATTGCTGCTGAAAAAGTAGCAGAAATAGAAACGAATCATAAACAAATCGATATCCTTATTAATAATGCCGGAATCATCAAAAGAATTCCAGCTCTGGAAATGGAAATTTCTGATTTCCGAAAAGTAATTGATGTGGATTTAACGGGGCCTTTCATTATGTCTCAGTTAGTCGCAAAAAGTATGATTGCCAGAAAATCGGGTAAAATTATTAATATCTGTTCTATGATGAGCGAGCTGGGTCGTGACAACGTCGTGGCTTACGCTTCTGCAAAAGGCGGACTGAAAATGCTGACAAAAAATCTGGCGACAGAATGGGCAAAACATAACATCCAAGTGAACGGGATTGGTCCCGGATATTTTGCAACATCTCAAACAGAACCAATCCGTGTGGACGGAAATCCTTTCAACGAATTCATTATCAGCAGAACACCGGAAGGACGTTGGGGAAATCCAGAAGATTTGGCAGGAACAGCTATTTTCTTGGCTTCCGAAGCAAGTCAGTTCATCAACGGACAAATCATCTACGTTGATGGCGGAATTTTAGCAACTATCGGAAAACCTTCAAACGAATAA
- a CDS encoding cupin domain-containing protein, whose translation METKQTSKIYYKSDSTEWEKIDEYIDRQIVGYDESVMMVNVRFKKGGIGYKHKHPHIQVTYVAEGKFEVNIGEDISILKKGDSFFVPSNVLHGVECLEDGILVDVFSPFREDFIK comes from the coding sequence ATGGAAACAAAACAAACATCCAAAATATATTACAAATCCGATTCAACAGAATGGGAAAAAATAGATGAATACATCGACCGCCAAATTGTCGGCTACGACGAATCTGTAATGATGGTAAACGTCCGTTTCAAAAAAGGTGGAATTGGCTACAAGCACAAACATCCTCATATTCAGGTGACTTATGTTGCAGAAGGAAAATTTGAAGTCAACATCGGAGAAGATATTTCAATTTTGAAAAAAGGCGATTCATTCTTCGTCCCTTCCAATGTTCTTCACGGTGTCGAATGTCTGGAAGACGGAATTTTGGTTGATGTTTTCAGTCCGTTTAGAGAAGATTTTATAAAGTAA
- a CDS encoding beta/alpha barrel domain-containing protein: MTKIQLVTNAIIKQGLLPLYYNADETVTLEILKSLYRAGIRAVEYTSRGEAALSNFTKMVEIRNVEMPDMLLGIGTIKNQKQAEEYYNVGADFFISPGIVSEVAEFLIPKDVLYSPGCMTPTEIIEAENAGVTFVKLFPGNALGTGFMSAIKDVFPNLKFMPTGGVDTTKENIESWFKAGVSAVGMGSKLVSKELMASKDYATIENETKKVLDIIQSIK; the protein is encoded by the coding sequence ATGACAAAGATTCAATTAGTTACGAACGCCATCATCAAGCAAGGACTTTTGCCTTTGTATTATAATGCTGATGAAACGGTAACTTTAGAAATACTGAAATCGCTTTACAGAGCAGGAATCCGAGCGGTAGAATACACAAGCCGAGGCGAAGCTGCATTGAGCAATTTCACAAAAATGGTAGAAATCCGAAATGTAGAAATGCCGGATATGTTGCTTGGAATCGGAACAATTAAGAATCAAAAGCAAGCAGAAGAGTATTATAATGTTGGTGCAGACTTCTTTATCAGTCCTGGAATTGTTTCTGAAGTTGCAGAATTCCTGATTCCGAAAGATGTGTTGTACAGTCCGGGTTGTATGACACCAACAGAAATCATCGAAGCTGAAAATGCAGGTGTGACCTTCGTAAAGTTATTCCCTGGAAATGCTTTAGGAACTGGATTTATGAGCGCCATCAAAGATGTGTTTCCAAACTTGAAATTTATGCCAACAGGTGGTGTTGACACAACCAAAGAAAACATCGAAAGCTGGTTTAAAGCAGGCGTTTCTGCGGTTGGAATGGGAAGCAAATTGGTAAGCAAAGAATTAATGGCTTCCAAAGATTACGCTACCATCGAAAACGAAACGAAAAAAGTATTGGACATCATCCAATCCATCAAATAA
- a CDS encoding tagaturonate reductase — MEYQTKQKLNRENSGSTEKLPIKFLQFGEGNFLRAFVDYLIDKMNKEAGFNAGVAVVQPTIGGLVDMLEEQDNLYTLFVRGVKKGQIVDDQRVISAIQRSFSPYDNYAEYLELAKGEDLQFILSNTTEAGIAFDESETSLASGPHKNFPAKVTAFLYERFKHFNGNSEKGLHIIPCELIENNALTLKKYILKYALLWNLGSEFSNWIENSNYFHNTLVDRIVPGYPREEKDEYEAKLDYDDNLMVVCEAFLLWVIEGDEKLKALIPFDKIDDQVLVVDDITPYRTRKVRILNGAHTAMLAFSILDGKETVKEAIDADFAGKWISETVYNEIIPTLDLSTEELTAFSDEVFDRFRNPFLKHLLSSIALNSVSKFKVRVLPSLLKYVEIKNELPINLTFALAALIRFYQGEFDGKQLPVSDDAPVLERFKEIWSTNDLGEVAKNALSEVSFWDTDLTQINGLTESVTKALRAIDSNGIEEGYKSFIQ, encoded by the coding sequence ATGGAATATCAAACTAAACAAAAACTTAACCGTGAAAACTCAGGTTCAACTGAGAAACTTCCAATCAAATTTTTACAGTTCGGGGAAGGTAATTTCCTTCGTGCGTTTGTAGATTATCTTATCGACAAGATGAACAAAGAAGCTGGTTTCAATGCTGGTGTAGCTGTTGTTCAGCCAACTATTGGTGGTCTTGTCGATATGTTGGAAGAGCAAGATAATCTTTACACACTTTTCGTAAGAGGTGTAAAAAAAGGACAAATCGTAGATGACCAGAGAGTGATTTCTGCAATCCAGCGTTCATTCAGTCCTTATGATAATTATGCTGAATATCTTGAACTTGCAAAAGGCGAAGACTTACAATTCATTTTATCTAATACAACTGAGGCAGGAATTGCTTTTGATGAGTCTGAAACGTCTTTAGCTTCAGGCCCTCACAAGAATTTCCCAGCTAAAGTGACTGCTTTTCTTTACGAGAGATTCAAGCATTTTAATGGAAATTCAGAGAAAGGCCTTCACATTATTCCTTGCGAATTGATTGAAAACAATGCTTTGACATTGAAGAAATATATTCTAAAATATGCTTTGCTTTGGAATTTAGGTTCAGAATTTTCTAATTGGATAGAAAACAGCAACTATTTCCATAATACTTTAGTGGACAGAATTGTTCCGGGTTATCCAAGAGAAGAAAAAGACGAATACGAAGCTAAATTGGATTATGATGATAATCTAATGGTGGTTTGTGAAGCCTTCTTACTTTGGGTTATCGAAGGTGATGAGAAATTGAAAGCTTTGATTCCGTTTGATAAAATCGATGACCAAGTTTTGGTTGTGGATGACATCACGCCTTACAGAACCAGAAAAGTTAGAATCCTGAACGGCGCTCACACAGCAATGTTAGCGTTCTCTATCCTTGACGGAAAAGAAACTGTAAAAGAAGCTATTGATGCAGACTTTGCAGGAAAATGGATTTCCGAGACGGTTTATAACGAAATCATCCCTACTCTAGACTTATCAACAGAAGAATTGACTGCATTTTCGGATGAAGTTTTTGACAGATTCAGAAACCCGTTCTTGAAGCATTTGCTTTCCAGTATTGCACTGAATTCGGTTTCGAAGTTCAAAGTGAGAGTGTTGCCAAGCTTGTTGAAATATGTTGAAATCAAGAATGAATTACCAATTAATTTGACTTTTGCATTAGCAGCGTTGATTAGATTCTATCAAGGTGAATTTGACGGAAAACAACTTCCTGTAAGCGATGACGCACCGGTTTTGGAGAGATTCAAAGAAATCTGGTCAACTAACGACCTTGGTGAAGTGGCAAAAAATGCTTTGTCAGAAGTGAGTTTCTGGGATACAGATTTGACTCAGATTAATGGACTAACTGAATCTGTTACGAAAGCTTTGCGTGCAATCGATTCCAATGGGATTGAGGAAGGGTATAAAAGTTTCATTCAGTAA
- a CDS encoding lipoate--protein ligase: MLIIDSPSHNAFFNIASEEYLLTKFPTEDIFLLYINAPSIIVGKFQNTLAEINLDYVNDNNIKVVRRLSGGGAVYHDLGNLNFSFHTLLGTNDFLDFGEFTSPIIKILKDWNINANLEGRNDLLVDGKKFSGNAKLAKGGKMIQHGTILFNSEMSVLSDALKVNPLKFLDKATKSNRQRVTNLIDFLPTGATIEVLKQKLIDEILKDFAGKVYNLTDEDIQEIEKLTKEKYETWDWNFGSSPNYNFKKAIKIPAGFIEIHLDVEKGIIKKAKIFGDFFASKPIEELEDLLIDEKHEIESLNQVLSKINLTDYFGKVTVDEILELFK, from the coding sequence ATGCTCATCATAGACTCCCCTTCTCACAACGCTTTTTTTAATATTGCTTCCGAAGAATATCTGCTGACTAAATTTCCGACCGAAGACATTTTTCTTCTTTACATCAATGCACCTTCGATTATTGTTGGGAAATTTCAGAATACATTGGCAGAAATCAATCTGGATTATGTGAACGACAACAATATCAAAGTGGTAAGGAGGTTGTCTGGTGGCGGGGCAGTCTATCACGATTTGGGCAATCTTAATTTTTCATTTCATACACTTCTGGGAACCAATGACTTTTTGGATTTTGGAGAGTTTACAAGCCCTATAATTAAGATTTTAAAGGATTGGAATATCAATGCTAATCTGGAAGGGCGAAATGACCTTTTGGTGGACGGAAAGAAATTCAGTGGGAATGCAAAATTGGCCAAAGGCGGAAAGATGATTCAGCACGGAACAATTTTGTTCAATTCAGAAATGAGTGTTCTTAGTGATGCTTTGAAAGTCAACCCTCTAAAGTTCCTTGATAAAGCTACAAAATCCAATCGTCAAAGAGTTACAAACCTTATTGATTTTCTACCAACCGGAGCAACGATAGAAGTACTGAAACAAAAACTGATTGATGAAATCCTGAAAGATTTTGCCGGAAAAGTTTATAACCTTACAGATGAAGACATCCAAGAAATCGAGAAATTAACCAAAGAAAAATATGAGACTTGGGATTGGAACTTCGGTTCCTCCCCGAATTACAACTTCAAAAAGGCGATTAAAATCCCAGCAGGTTTTATCGAAATTCATTTGGACGTTGAAAAAGGAATCATCAAAAAAGCTAAAATATTCGGAGATTTCTTCGCTTCCAAACCGATTGAGGAATTGGAAGATTTATTAATCGATGAAAAACACGAGATTGAAAGTTTAAACCAAGTTCTTTCTAAAATCAATCTCACAGATTATTTCGGAAAAGTGACTGTTGATGAGATTTTGGAATTATTCAAATAA
- a CDS encoding MFS transporter, whose translation MSSVKSLKPSNFRWSICGLLFIATTINYLDRQVLSLTWKDFIQPEFHWNNNDYGNITALFSIFYAISMLFAGKFVDWMDTKKGFLWAIFIWSIGAILHAFCGIATSGILTGNWFVGFAESKEIISTVNNISLVTSTSVTLFIFARFVLAVGEAGNFPAAIKTTAEYFPKKDRAFSTSIFNAGATVGALAAPVTIPFIAKSMGWEMAFIIIGALGFVWMGLWIFVYKKPHQHPKVNEHELAYIQQDQDDVVENADEPQKKMSLKQAFGYRQTWAFIFGKFMTDGVWWFYLFWTPAYLSSVYGMDSTQSALPLFVLYMITLVSIVGGWLPKYFVDKKGMNPYAGRMRAMLIFAFFPLLALVAQPAGTISYWLPVLIIGVAGAAHQAWSANIFSTVGDMFPKKAIATITGIGGMAGGIGSFLINKGSGLLFDHAHKAWTTIDGIPLLEKYPEFKDTRLPDDLLVQLKNSGAVISDGIDKGYMIIFSICAVAYLIAWFVMKSLVPKYKIIKE comes from the coding sequence ATGAGTTCAGTCAAATCCTTAAAACCGAGTAATTTCAGATGGTCAATTTGTGGACTTCTGTTCATTGCTACGACCATCAATTATCTTGACAGGCAGGTTCTTTCTTTGACCTGGAAAGATTTCATACAACCCGAGTTCCATTGGAATAATAATGATTATGGAAACATCACGGCATTATTCTCAATTTTCTATGCAATAAGTATGTTATTTGCCGGGAAATTTGTGGATTGGATGGATACGAAAAAAGGATTTCTTTGGGCAATTTTCATTTGGTCGATTGGAGCTATTTTACACGCATTTTGCGGCATTGCAACTTCCGGAATCTTAACTGGAAACTGGTTTGTAGGATTTGCAGAATCAAAGGAAATTATTAGTACAGTTAATAATATTTCGCTGGTTACAAGCACAAGTGTGACGCTTTTCATCTTTGCAAGATTTGTTTTAGCAGTAGGAGAAGCTGGAAACTTCCCTGCAGCGATTAAAACCACTGCGGAGTATTTCCCTAAAAAAGACAGAGCATTTTCTACAAGTATTTTCAATGCTGGAGCGACTGTTGGAGCTTTAGCAGCGCCAGTTACCATTCCTTTTATTGCTAAATCGATGGGTTGGGAAATGGCGTTTATCATCATTGGTGCGCTTGGATTTGTTTGGATGGGACTTTGGATTTTTGTTTACAAAAAACCTCATCAGCACCCGAAAGTTAATGAACACGAATTGGCTTACATTCAACAGGACCAAGACGATGTTGTAGAAAATGCAGACGAACCTCAGAAAAAAATGAGCTTAAAACAAGCTTTTGGATACAGACAGACTTGGGCTTTTATTTTCGGTAAATTTATGACAGACGGCGTTTGGTGGTTCTACTTATTCTGGACTCCGGCTTACCTAAGTTCAGTTTACGGAATGGACAGTACGCAAAGTGCATTACCATTGTTCGTTTTGTATATGATAACCTTGGTTTCCATTGTCGGAGGCTGGCTTCCAAAATATTTTGTAGACAAAAAAGGAATGAATCCTTATGCAGGAAGAATGCGTGCGATGCTGATTTTCGCTTTCTTTCCATTATTGGCCTTGGTTGCACAACCTGCAGGAACTATTTCCTATTGGCTTCCGGTTTTGATTATCGGAGTTGCAGGTGCAGCGCATCAGGCTTGGTCAGCTAATATTTTCTCAACGGTTGGCGATATGTTCCCTAAAAAAGCAATTGCTACGATTACAGGAATCGGAGGAATGGCTGGTGGAATCGGTTCTTTCCTTATCAATAAAGGTTCTGGATTATTGTTTGACCACGCCCACAAAGCTTGGACAACTATTGACGGCATTCCACTTTTAGAAAAATATCCTGAATTCAAGGATACAAGGCTTCCTGATGATTTGTTGGTTCAATTGAAAAATTCCGGTGCTGTCATTTCAGACGGTATCGATAAAGGATATATGATTATTTTCTCAATCTGCGCAGTAGCTTATCTCATTGCGTGGTTCGTAATGAAATCATTGGTTCCGAAATATAAAATCATTAAAGAATAA
- a CDS encoding YhcH/YjgK/YiaL family protein: MIIDTLENASQYSLLNPLFEKAFDYLKDKNLDSLEVGVTEIEEGLRMIVFDEMAKTKEESLSKFECHNQNIDIQICLKGIENIGWKSRQKCTNPIGEYNAEKDVLFYNDNPDMFFQLNNNQFAIFYPNDVHAPMIGNGFIRKIVFKVKI; this comes from the coding sequence ATGATTATAGATACATTAGAAAATGCTTCTCAATATTCTTTGCTAAATCCATTATTTGAAAAAGCTTTCGACTATTTAAAAGACAAAAATTTAGATTCTTTAGAAGTTGGAGTTACAGAGATTGAAGAAGGTCTTCGAATGATTGTTTTTGATGAAATGGCCAAAACAAAAGAAGAAAGTCTTTCCAAATTCGAATGTCATAATCAAAATATTGATATTCAAATTTGTCTGAAGGGAATAGAAAATATTGGTTGGAAATCAAGGCAAAAATGCACAAATCCAATCGGAGAATACAATGCAGAAAAAGATGTTCTTTTTTACAATGATAATCCGGATATGTTTTTCCAATTAAACAATAATCAGTTTGCTATTTTTTATCCAAATGATGTCCACGCACCAATGATTGGAAATGGTTTCATCAGAAAAATAGTTTTTAAAGTAAAAATTTAA
- the uxaC gene encoding glucuronate isomerase, which translates to MSTLTKPFITDTFLLKNKFAEELYFRFAENQPIIDYHNHLPPKEIAENRQFENITQVWIGGDHYKWRAMRTMGVNEKFITGDASDKEKFAAWAKTVPNTLRNPLFHWTHLELARYFDVYDLLSEKNADAVYENVSAQLQTPEKSVRGLLKMRNVETVCTTEDPIDTLEYHQTIKENNIGITVSTAFRPDKAILIDNEDYNSYIDKLGESAGIEINSYKDVQDALIKRIEYFHANGCRLCDHGLNNISFETFTDSEINSIFEIKRKGQTLTPHQIEQFKTAILLFLGETYHSLGWVQQYHLGALRNNNARMLKVLGPDTGWDSIGDFSQAANLSRFLNTLDSKDKLTKTIIYNLNPADNEIMATMIGNFNDGSVKGKVQFGSGWWFLDQKDGMEKQMNALSNMGLISTFVGMLTDSRSFLSFPRHEYFRRVLCNLLGNEIESGELPEDLDLVGKVVADICYFNAKEYFNF; encoded by the coding sequence ATGAGTACACTTACAAAACCATTTATCACAGATACATTTCTATTAAAGAACAAATTCGCTGAAGAGTTGTATTTCAGATTTGCTGAAAACCAACCAATCATCGATTATCATAACCACCTGCCTCCAAAAGAGATTGCAGAAAACCGTCAGTTTGAGAATATTACTCAAGTGTGGATTGGTGGCGACCATTACAAATGGAGAGCAATGAGAACAATGGGTGTGAACGAAAAATTCATTACCGGAGATGCTTCTGATAAAGAAAAATTCGCAGCTTGGGCAAAAACAGTTCCGAATACTTTGAGAAATCCGTTATTCCATTGGACACATTTGGAATTAGCAAGATATTTCGATGTTTATGATTTATTGAGCGAAAAAAATGCAGATGCAGTTTACGAAAATGTATCAGCTCAGCTTCAAACGCCTGAGAAATCTGTTCGTGGATTGTTGAAAATGAGAAATGTGGAAACGGTTTGTACGACAGAAGACCCGATTGACACTTTAGAATATCATCAAACAATCAAAGAAAACAACATCGGAATCACAGTTAGCACAGCTTTCCGTCCTGACAAAGCGATTTTGATTGATAACGAGGATTATAATTCTTACATCGATAAATTAGGCGAATCTGCAGGAATCGAAATTAATTCTTACAAGGATGTACAGGATGCGCTGATCAAAAGAATAGAATACTTTCACGCCAACGGATGCAGATTGTGTGACCACGGATTGAATAACATTTCTTTTGAAACGTTCACCGATTCAGAAATCAACTCAATTTTTGAAATTAAGAGAAAAGGACAAACCCTAACGCCACATCAGATTGAGCAATTCAAAACAGCAATTTTGTTGTTTTTGGGTGAGACTTACCATTCTTTGGGCTGGGTTCAACAGTATCATTTGGGTGCGTTGAGAAATAATAATGCAAGAATGTTGAAGGTTCTGGGACCAGATACAGGTTGGGATTCCATAGGCGATTTCAGTCAGGCTGCGAACCTTTCGAGATTTCTTAACACATTGGACTCAAAGGACAAGTTGACTAAAACAATCATCTACAATCTGAATCCTGCCGATAACGAAATTATGGCAACAATGATTGGAAATTTCAATGATGGTTCAGTAAAAGGAAAAGTTCAATTCGGTTCTGGCTGGTGGTTTTTGGACCAAAAAGACGGGATGGAAAAACAGATGAATGCGCTTTCCAATATGGGACTCATCAGCACATTCGTTGGGATGTTGACCGATTCAAGAAGCTTCCTTTCGTTCCCAAGACACGAGTATTTCAGACGTGTATTGTGTAACCTTTTAGGAAACGAAATCGAGTCTGGCGAACTTCCTGAGGATTTGGATTTGGTAGGAAAAGTTGTGGCAGATATTTGTTATTTTAACGCTAAGGAATATTTCAACTTTTAA